The Triticum aestivum cultivar Chinese Spring chromosome 3A, IWGSC CS RefSeq v2.1, whole genome shotgun sequence genome includes a region encoding these proteins:
- the LOC123059254 gene encoding uncharacterized protein yields MGLEEDRVGEALQGWTQEGGVRFHLAGLGFLVALALVSGGLSSVDSSDPASTSCAAAACSKIAAVLCSDTRALALSCLLSDSLWSCGSYRPQETTHLRTISRLSIHGRTQLCEDIASWEFPLLLCKSILIVLVV; encoded by the exons ATGGGCCTGGAGGAGGACCGGGTTGGGGAGGCCCTGCAGGGTTGGACCCAGGAGGGTGGGGTCCGGTTCCACCTGGCGGGCCTGGGTTTCCTGGTGGCCCTGGCCCTGGTTTCTGGGGGCCTGAGTTCGGTGGATTCTTCGGATCCTG CTTCTACCTCATGTGCTGCTGCTGCCTGCTCCAAGATTGCTGCGGTCCTTTGTTCGGACACCCGGGCCCTGGCGCTCAGCTGCCTCCTTTCTGATAGCCTGTGGAGCTGCGGGTCATATCGACCACAAGAAACAACGCACTTGAGAACAATTTCTAGACTAAGTATCCACGGAAGAACACAATTGTGTGAAGATATTGCATCTTGGGAGTTCCCTTTGCTACTATGTAAAAGCATACTTATTGTCTTAGTAGTATAA